Proteins from one Syntrophorhabdaceae bacterium genomic window:
- a CDS encoding rhodanese-like domain-containing protein has protein sequence MGELKKMMDDKTDVVILDTQPTSIYKKGHIKGASSFPWKENIALVETELLPRNRSIVLYCACGPGEGDSASVAAQLIDLGFDFDLVKVLKDPSIEGWKKAGYPME, from the coding sequence GTGGGAGAGCTCAAGAAAATGATGGATGACAAAACGGATGTGGTGATTCTCGATACCCAACCTACGAGCATTTACAAGAAGGGGCACATAAAAGGTGCCTCTTCATTCCCATGGAAGGAGAACATTGCTTTGGTAGAGACCGAGCTTCTGCCTAGGAACAGGTCCATAGTGTTGTACTGTGCTTGCGGGCCGGGAGAAGGAGACAGTGCAAGTGTTGCGGCACAGTTAATAGATCTTGGCTTCGATTTTGATTTGGTGAAAGTGCTGAAGGATCCCTCTATTGAGGGATGGAAAAAAGCCGGTTATCCTATGGAGTAG
- a CDS encoding cyclase family protein — protein sequence MGKKIFIDLSHPFGADIPLWPYFQKPVIDTMHGLAKSGVLSQKVTVVMHAGTHADSPRHVMERDFEGKRTRYTHELPVDAYCGLAICLDVKVSPWELITDRHLDEACARARFDPKELKNGMVLLLRTGTHLLYDDSKDYYHYSPGTGLRAGQWIEKYHPKCVAMDMQALDHPLHTAMGKNGPTQMNLPGRTGRPITQEYIDKYGIEQYAWFDREVFIQTFGMDRYMEEYGKLEKAGEWGTWEPCHKYMMGNGIVGIENIGGDLEKVVGKRFQFWCFPLRWYMGDGTMVRCVAEIDEAGINDAPDRVYKYGVI from the coding sequence ATGGGGAAAAAGATATTTATTGATTTGAGTCATCCGTTTGGCGCGGACATACCACTCTGGCCGTATTTTCAGAAGCCGGTCATCGACACTATGCATGGCCTTGCCAAGTCCGGCGTCTTAAGTCAAAAGGTCACCGTGGTGATGCACGCGGGCACTCACGCCGATTCGCCCCGTCATGTAATGGAGCGGGACTTCGAAGGCAAACGCACGAGGTACACCCATGAGCTTCCGGTAGACGCCTATTGCGGTTTAGCGATCTGCCTCGATGTCAAGGTGAGCCCCTGGGAGCTCATCACCGACAGGCACCTTGATGAGGCCTGTGCTCGTGCCAGGTTCGACCCCAAGGAACTAAAAAACGGCATGGTCCTTTTGCTGAGGACCGGCACCCATCTTCTGTATGATGACAGCAAGGACTACTACCACTATTCGCCTGGTACAGGGCTTCGTGCGGGTCAGTGGATCGAGAAATATCATCCGAAATGTGTGGCCATGGACATGCAGGCTTTAGACCATCCGCTCCACACCGCCATGGGCAAGAACGGCCCGACCCAGATGAACCTGCCAGGACGTACCGGCCGTCCCATCACCCAGGAGTATATCGACAAGTACGGTATCGAACAGTACGCGTGGTTCGATCGCGAAGTGTTCATCCAAACCTTCGGCATGGACCGCTATATGGAAGAGTATGGCAAGCTTGAGAAGGCCGGCGAGTGGGGTACCTGGGAACCCTGCCACAAGTATATGATGGGTAACGGCATCGTTGGTATCGAAAATATCGGCGGTGACCTGGAGAAGGTTGTTGGGAAGCGATTTCAATTCTGGTGCTTCCCGCTCCGCTGGTACATGGGAGATGGAACCATGGTCCGCTGCGTGGCCGAAATTGATGAGGCTGGTATAAACGATGCACCGGACCGCGTATACAAATATGGAGTCATATAA
- a CDS encoding antibiotic biosynthesis monooxygenase: MTLNVIVDFERRTEVIKLFSLYVGPVLVKQGCMGARLYADCSDAGDYMIFERWQSAKHLQKHIRSRDYQRILDIIDLAKEPPEIKFHSVPSVEGFELVQGARKNIAYGGL; this comes from the coding sequence ATGACGCTAAATGTCATCGTAGATTTTGAGAGAAGAACGGAGGTCATAAAACTATTCTCGCTCTATGTGGGCCCGGTTCTGGTTAAGCAAGGCTGCATGGGTGCGCGTCTTTACGCCGATTGCTCGGACGCAGGAGATTACATGATCTTTGAACGATGGCAATCCGCCAAGCATCTTCAAAAACATATACGATCTCGTGATTACCAAAGAATACTCGATATTATCGATCTCGCGAAAGAACCGCCAGAGATCAAGTTTCATTCGGTTCCCTCGGTTGAGGGGTTTGAGCTGGTTCAAGGGGCAAGAAAGAACATCGCTTACGGCGGTCTGTAA
- a CDS encoding cupin domain-containing protein, with amino-acid sequence MKKIELKDVKPYAAPGHFNMTAMRLQGKEETGASEFWVGLSHFLPGGGAEWGYEDNPLEKVYFVLEGEITVKSKTEEFTLRRNDSIFIGPNEGREIMNKTNFPASMLVIINYP; translated from the coding sequence ATGAAGAAGATAGAGCTGAAGGACGTAAAACCGTACGCAGCCCCGGGGCATTTCAATATGACGGCTATGAGACTACAGGGAAAAGAAGAGACAGGCGCCTCCGAGTTCTGGGTAGGGCTCTCCCACTTTCTGCCGGGAGGCGGCGCCGAGTGGGGGTATGAGGATAACCCGCTCGAAAAAGTCTACTTTGTACTCGAGGGGGAGATCACCGTAAAAAGCAAAACCGAAGAATTCACCCTGCGCAGGAACGATTCGATCTTCATCGGTCCAAACGAGGGAAGGGAGATCATGAACAAGACAAATTTTCCGGCAAGTATGCTCGTCATCATCAACTACCCCTGA